The Bradyrhizobium barranii subsp. barranii genome segment GACCGGATGCGCGACATCCTGATGGAGAACACCGAGCGTTTCGCCAACGGCCTGCCGGCCAACAATGCCCTGCTCTGGGGCGCGCGCGGCATGGGCAAGTCGTCGCTGGTGAAGGCGGCGCATGCCAGCATCAACGCGGAGCGCAAGGCCGCCGATAAGCTGAAGCTGATCGAGATCCATCGCGAGGACATCGAGAGCCTGCCCGCGCTGATGGAGCAGCTGCGCGCCTCGTCCTTCTACTTCATCGTGTTCTGCGACGACCTCTCCTTCGACGGCAATGATGCGTCCTACAAGTCGCTCAAGGCGGTGCTCGAAGGCGGCATCGAGGGCCGGCCCGAGAACGTCATCCTCTACGCCACTTCCAACCGCCGCCATCTGCTGGCGCGCGAGATGATCGAGAACGAGCGTTCGACCGCGATCAATCCCGGCGAAGCGGTCGAGGAGAAGGTCTCGTTGTCGGATCGCTTCGGCCTGTGGCTCGGCTTCCACCGCTGCAGCCAGGACGAATATCTCGCCATGGTGCGGGGCTATTGCAGCCATTTCGGCATTGAGGTCGACGACGAGGCGCTGGAGCGCGAGGCGCTGGAATGGTCGACCACGCGCGGCTCGCGCTCGGGCCGTGTTGCCTGGCAGTTCGTGCAGGAGCTTGCGGGGCGGCTCGGCGTGAAGCTGACGGTGAATTAGCGGTCGGATCGCCACCCGGCTACGTGCCGCCCTTCCCCGAAGGCGGAGGGTCAAGGGCGCGTGCCTCGCTTCGTCACCATGTGCCGGGTCGGCGTGGCGGTACTTTCAGGCGCGGCGGGCGAGATCGCAAAGGAATCGCGCGCGAAGGCGACGCCTGCTACGCGCCGGCACTACGGCCTCGGTGGTGGTCACCGGAGCGAGCTTCGACGGGGACCAGGTGCCACCGGTTGCCCGCGTGTTGCAAAGAATGATCAGCAAACTGACAAGCCGCAGCTTGATTGCTGCTAGTATTTTCTGACGATGGGCTTTGTCGTCGGAGGTGCTCCGGGCGCGGGCGGCGAGATAGAGAAGGTGACCCAGGTATTCCAGCCTGATGGCCGGTTTTCCGCAGCGAACTCACCGTAGGCCTTTAAATTGAGATAGCCCTGCATGTCGCCGACCGGAAACAGGAATCCAATCTGGGGGCCGATGCCGACCACTTGGGACTGGAAGCAGCCGACGCGGTCGCCTGAACCGCTGTCGCAGCCGAGCTCCTTGTAGACATACCCCACGAGTCCAACCATGACCTGCTTCGACAGGAATTGCGATGCACCCCAGTCGAAGTGCATGTCGACGCCATTCTGATACTGCGTTGCAGTGTTCTTGAAATTGTAGGTGAAGCCGAGCACGCCGGAGAATTCGTGGCCGGTCTGCGGATTGAAATAGGTGTAGCCGCCGCCGACGTCGATCGCGCTGTGTCCGATGCCTATATTCGACAGGCGATCGGATTGGTAAGCGCCAACCGGGATGTCGCCCATGATATAGGTCATGTAGTTGTGGACCCCGGCGTTCCAGCGCAATTGGAATACCGGCGCGACATCCCCAAAGCCCCATGTGGTGTCGCTGATGGTGTCGGACCGCGCGAAGGGGACGTTGTTGCCGAGAGGGCCCGTGAGCACGCCTGACAAGGTGCCTGCCAGGCTGGTGCCGACGACGCCGTAGGCTGCTAACAGGGACACGGACGCCTGGCCGCCGAGAACCGGCGTCGCGAATACATAGGTTGGGATCACAAAGCCAAGATCGCCCGTGGCGTTGACGTTCAAATTCAGTTTTGCGTCGAGGGTAACATTGGCCGGAACCCTGTTGAGCGTGAACTCGCGCGCACGCGCGACGTCGGCGCCGGCGGAGACAGAGGTGTGATAGTAAATGTTTGCCAGCGACCAACCCGGCTGCTGCGGCGTGGCCGCCAGACTTCCAAAGAAACCGGGGACCCAGAAGCTGACGCCGCCTTCATCGGCCAACGCACAATGGTAAAAACCAACGATCGCGGACGTCAAGACGAATGCAGCAACGCCAAGTCTGCGTCGACGTGCTGATTTCGATCGCTCACTCTGCCCCGCCGCCAGTGCAATGCTCACCGTCATGTCGTGCCTCGTAAGATGTGTTACCTCCGAATACAATCCGGCGACAGCGTACCCCCGAGGCGATCGGGGCTCATCATGTAAAATTCAACGGGGATAGATCTGTCGCAAGAAAGATCAATGCTGCGACCAAAGAGCCACATGCGATAACCCAAGTCCGATCGGGTGCCACGGCAGACCTGCTGCAACCCTCTCAGCTGGAATTGTTGAGTATGCAGTTTGTGCCACTGATTCTATTTTCGGACCCCACCAACGAGTGAAAAAAAAGCAAGCTCGCATCGCCGTTCGCCGGCGTCTCTTGCTGCAACGCGATGCCAGCCGTTGCTAGGTCGCATATTGAGCCTCACGACTGCTTATTGGTAATCGAGTGTGACCAAGAGCAAAGTTGCCAGACGGTGAACCTCAAGCTCACGCTCGTCTGCGTCATTCTAGCGTAAGTCTTCGCCGCACCTGTGGCCGCTGGCCCATTCGAGGATACCGTCGATGCTCACGCCAGAAGCGATTACGCCAAGGCCCTGTACGGCCAAAGCGTGGGGAAGCCGGCTAGGCAGCAACCTCCTCGTTAG includes the following:
- a CDS encoding SphA family protein, with amino-acid sequence MTVSIALAAGQSERSKSARRRRLGVAAFVLTSAIVGFYHCALADEGGVSFWVPGFFGSLAATPQQPGWSLANIYYHTSVSAGADVARAREFTLNRVPANVTLDAKLNLNVNATGDLGFVIPTYVFATPVLGGQASVSLLAAYGVVGTSLAGTLSGVLTGPLGNNVPFARSDTISDTTWGFGDVAPVFQLRWNAGVHNYMTYIMGDIPVGAYQSDRLSNIGIGHSAIDVGGGYTYFNPQTGHEFSGVLGFTYNFKNTATQYQNGVDMHFDWGASQFLSKQVMVGLVGYVYKELGCDSGSGDRVGCFQSQVVGIGPQIGFLFPVGDMQGYLNLKAYGEFAAENRPSGWNTWVTFSISPPAPGAPPTTKPIVRKY
- a CDS encoding ATP-binding protein, which translates into the protein MPKKPSKSPAGKGPRTPARTPARVAAKRPKAPPKAVASPAPDLPQDRIVRALETIAAHLAAQGKPAVERESFERADAYVWHPDGRLAAVPRVSRVELFLLKGVDRMRDILMENTERFANGLPANNALLWGARGMGKSSLVKAAHASINAERKAADKLKLIEIHREDIESLPALMEQLRASSFYFIVFCDDLSFDGNDASYKSLKAVLEGGIEGRPENVILYATSNRRHLLAREMIENERSTAINPGEAVEEKVSLSDRFGLWLGFHRCSQDEYLAMVRGYCSHFGIEVDDEALEREALEWSTTRGSRSGRVAWQFVQELAGRLGVKLTVN